A single region of the Undibacterium piscinae genome encodes:
- a CDS encoding NAD-dependent dehydratase, translating to MTSILILGATGLVGQQLLTLALDDTRISQVIAPSRRALAAHPKLSNPIVDFEHLPLDASWWRADVVLCALGTTMRLAGSQAAFYRVDHDYVLDAARLAHQAGSSVFVLNSSTGAKLDASSFYLRVKAETERDLAALKFSSLILVRPSLLDGGPRRQQRLGESIAIVLCKLLGPLLTKRLRPISTAKLAKAMLCAGLSAKPGIHVIESEQLH from the coding sequence ATGACTAGCATCCTCATCCTCGGAGCGACGGGCTTGGTAGGTCAGCAATTACTCACTCTGGCACTCGACGATACCCGCATCAGTCAGGTGATTGCCCCTAGCCGGCGAGCTTTAGCGGCGCACCCCAAACTAAGTAATCCTATCGTCGATTTCGAGCACTTGCCGCTAGACGCCAGTTGGTGGCGTGCCGATGTCGTATTGTGCGCCTTGGGCACCACCATGCGTCTGGCCGGCTCGCAAGCGGCTTTTTATAGGGTCGACCATGATTATGTCCTCGATGCCGCGCGCTTGGCACATCAGGCCGGCAGCTCAGTTTTTGTACTCAATTCATCAACTGGGGCAAAGCTCGATGCCAGCTCATTTTATTTGCGCGTCAAGGCCGAAACTGAACGCGATCTGGCTGCGCTGAAGTTTAGCTCGCTCATCCTGGTGCGCCCATCCTTGCTCGATGGCGGGCCAAGACGCCAGCAGCGCTTAGGCGAAAGCATCGCGATTGTGCTCTGCAAGTTACTAGGGCCTTTACTGACAAAAAGGCTGCGCCCGATTAGCACCGCCAAACTGGCCAAAGCAATGCTGTGCGCGGGATTAAGCGCTAAGCCGGGTATCCATGTGATTGAATCGGAACAGCTACATTAG
- the mmsB gene encoding 3-hydroxyisobutyrate dehydrogenase → MSSSSKIAFIGLGNMGAPMALNLLRAGHQLSVYDLSASALQVVREAGASIADSAAAAVQVADIVISMLPASRHVEQLYLGSAVGSSTEVPGILGQIAAHALIIDCSTIAALTSQKIALAAQARGLAMLDAPVSGGTLGAAAGTLTFIVGGSARDLERARPVLAAMGKNIFHAGGNGAGQTAKICNNMLLGILMAGTAEALALGVANGLDPKVLSDIMSKSSGRNWALEQYNPYPGVMENVPAARGYSGGFGVDLMYKDLGLATEAALSAQATIPLGELARNLYAMHSKNGAGAEDFSSILKLFQNTSK, encoded by the coding sequence ATGTCATCCTCATCAAAAATCGCCTTCATAGGCCTGGGCAATATGGGCGCACCGATGGCGCTCAATTTACTGCGCGCCGGCCACCAACTTAGCGTCTACGATTTGTCGGCCAGCGCGCTGCAAGTGGTGCGCGAAGCTGGTGCCAGTATCGCCGACTCGGCCGCCGCTGCGGTGCAAGTGGCCGACATCGTCATCAGCATGTTGCCCGCCAGCCGACACGTAGAACAACTGTATTTGGGAAGCGCCGTGGGCAGCTCGACAGAGGTTCCCGGCATCCTGGGTCAGATCGCCGCGCATGCCTTAATCATAGACTGCAGCACGATCGCCGCCCTCACTTCACAAAAAATCGCACTGGCAGCGCAAGCGCGCGGCCTGGCCATGCTCGATGCGCCAGTCTCGGGCGGCACTTTAGGAGCGGCCGCTGGCACCTTGACGTTTATCGTAGGTGGCAGCGCCCGCGATCTGGAAAGAGCCAGGCCAGTGCTTGCTGCGATGGGGAAAAATATTTTCCACGCCGGCGGCAACGGTGCTGGTCAAACCGCCAAAATTTGCAATAATATGCTGCTAGGCATACTCATGGCAGGCACCGCCGAAGCCTTGGCACTGGGCGTGGCCAACGGGCTCGATCCCAAAGTATTGTCCGACATCATGAGTAAGAGTTCGGGACGCAACTGGGCGCTAGAGCAATACAATCCCTACCCTGGTGTGATGGAAAACGTACCTGCGGCGCGTGGTTACAGCGGTGGCTTTGGGGTCGATCTGATGTACAAAGATTTAGGTCTGGCGACCGAAGCAGCACTGAGCGCGCAAGCCACGATACCGCTAGGAGAATTGGCGCGCAATCTGTATGCCATGCATAGCAAAAATGGCGCTGGCGCCGAGGATTTTTCCAGTATTTTGAAGCTATTTCAAAACACCTCGAAATGA
- a CDS encoding enoyl-CoA hydratase/isomerase family protein: MQQSEDSAVPVVLFQTLDAANGKQIAIATLNVEKTLNALSMEMVELLSTQLQLWDKNPNIAAVVLQAAGDKAFCAGGDLQKLYASMLEQHATPQKNDLLGNLQALKFFEQEYRLDYQIHTYRKPLLCWGHGIVMGGGIGLMAGASHRVVTEKSRLAMPEISIGLFPDVAGSWFLNRMPGQLGLFLGLTGAAINASDAKFVKLADYQLPHASKAAILAGMQAQSWSEDASANQLLLSALLLQAEQASGSHEHGPLRRHFDLINQLCASADLAQVVQQITQHVSEEAWMQKAIAGLKKGSPVSAWLAHSLLQRCSHLSLAEVFRLELVAALACSSAGDFAEGIRALIIDKDQQPRWQHSSLAEINQDQLDQRYFATPWDANSHPLRDLGAAQEISSLFSPL; encoded by the coding sequence ATGCAGCAGTCAGAAGATAGCGCCGTCCCTGTGGTTTTATTCCAGACCCTGGACGCCGCCAATGGCAAACAAATAGCTATCGCCACTTTAAATGTAGAGAAAACGCTCAATGCCTTATCCATGGAAATGGTAGAGCTACTGAGTACGCAATTACAGCTCTGGGATAAGAATCCCAACATCGCAGCTGTCGTGTTGCAAGCGGCCGGTGACAAGGCCTTTTGCGCCGGTGGCGATTTGCAAAAACTGTATGCCAGTATGTTAGAGCAGCACGCTACACCACAAAAAAATGACTTACTCGGCAATCTTCAGGCCTTGAAATTTTTTGAACAGGAATACCGGCTCGATTACCAGATCCATACCTATCGCAAGCCGCTACTGTGCTGGGGCCACGGCATTGTGATGGGCGGCGGCATAGGCTTAATGGCCGGTGCCAGTCACCGCGTGGTGACGGAAAAATCGCGCCTGGCGATGCCCGAAATTAGCATAGGCCTGTTCCCCGATGTGGCCGGCTCCTGGTTCTTAAACCGCATGCCTGGCCAGCTAGGTCTATTCTTGGGTTTAACCGGTGCCGCCATCAACGCCAGCGACGCCAAGTTCGTCAAACTGGCCGACTACCAATTGCCACATGCCAGCAAGGCCGCAATACTGGCGGGCATGCAGGCGCAAAGCTGGAGCGAGGATGCCAGTGCCAATCAGCTCTTGCTCAGCGCGCTCTTGCTGCAGGCCGAGCAAGCTAGTGGCTCGCATGAACACGGTCCACTACGCCGCCATTTTGATCTGATCAACCAACTCTGTGCCAGTGCAGATTTAGCGCAAGTGGTACAACAGATTACTCAGCATGTCAGCGAGGAAGCATGGATGCAAAAAGCCATTGCTGGTCTAAAAAAAGGCAGCCCTGTATCGGCATGGTTGGCGCATAGCTTACTACAGCGTTGCAGCCATTTGTCGCTGGCCGAAGTGTTTCGACTAGAGTTGGTAGCTGCACTGGCCTGTAGTAGCGCGGGCGATTTTGCCGAAGGCATACGCGCCTTGATCATCGATAAAGATCAGCAGCCGCGTTGGCAGCATTCCAGCTTGGCAGAGATCAATCAAGACCAATTGGATCAGCGCTACTTCGCCACGCCATGGGACGCCAACAGCCATCCTCTGCGTGATTTGGGTGCTGCGCAGGAAATATCGTCACTGTTCAGCCCGCTATGA
- a CDS encoding acyl-CoA dehydrogenase has translation MDFELNQDQRAYQQAARTFAAHEMHAQAAQWDAQAIFPRELIAHAGQLGFCGLYVAQELGGMGLSRLDAAIILEELARACPSTAAYISIHNMATAMIAASATPMLQADWLPALASGEKLASYCLTEAGAGSDAAALSTSASRSSDGEHYILNGSKAFISGAGATDVLVVMARTGAAGAAGADGISAFAIAADTPGISYGRKEEKMGWNSQPTRSIHFDNVRIHQSQLLGREGQGFRLAMRGLDGGRINIATCSIGAAQSALNSAQTYMSERRQFGQQLAAFQGLQFKLADMQTELVAARQMVRLAATKLDNQAENASIYCAMAKRLATDTGFKVCNEALQIHGGYGYIREYPLERYLRDVRVHQILEGSNEIMRVIVARHMLKHAVSEEFL, from the coding sequence ATGGACTTTGAACTCAACCAAGACCAGCGCGCCTATCAGCAAGCAGCGCGCACGTTTGCGGCGCACGAGATGCATGCGCAGGCGGCACAATGGGATGCACAAGCGATCTTTCCGCGCGAGCTGATTGCGCATGCCGGCCAGCTCGGGTTTTGCGGTCTATACGTGGCGCAAGAACTGGGCGGGATGGGGCTAAGCCGGCTCGACGCCGCCATTATTTTGGAAGAATTAGCGCGCGCCTGCCCTTCTACCGCCGCCTACATCAGTATCCACAATATGGCGACCGCAATGATCGCTGCCAGCGCCACGCCCATGCTGCAAGCCGATTGGCTACCAGCGCTGGCCAGCGGAGAAAAACTCGCCTCGTATTGTCTGACCGAGGCTGGCGCCGGCTCGGATGCGGCCGCGCTAAGCACCAGCGCCAGCCGCAGCAGTGATGGCGAGCACTATATTCTCAATGGCAGTAAGGCCTTCATCTCAGGCGCGGGTGCCACCGATGTCTTGGTAGTGATGGCGCGCACCGGTGCCGCTGGTGCCGCTGGTGCCGATGGTATCTCGGCTTTTGCGATTGCCGCCGATACACCCGGCATTAGTTACGGTCGCAAAGAAGAAAAAATGGGCTGGAATAGCCAACCCACGCGCAGCATTCATTTTGATAATGTGCGCATCCATCAATCCCAATTACTCGGACGTGAAGGCCAGGGTTTCCGACTCGCGATGCGGGGTCTGGATGGTGGCCGTATCAATATCGCGACCTGCTCTATCGGTGCGGCGCAATCGGCTTTAAACAGCGCGCAAACGTATATGAGTGAGCGGCGTCAGTTCGGCCAACAACTGGCGGCTTTTCAGGGCTTACAATTTAAGCTGGCCGACATGCAAACCGAATTAGTCGCGGCCCGTCAGATGGTGCGACTGGCGGCCACCAAGTTAGACAATCAAGCCGAAAATGCCTCAATCTACTGTGCCATGGCCAAACGGCTGGCGACCGACACCGGCTTTAAAGTCTGCAACGAGGCGCTGCAGATACATGGCGGTTACGGCTACATCCGCGAGTATCCTTTAGAACGCTACTTGCGCGATGTGCGGGTACATCAGATACTGGAAGGCAGCAATGAAATCATGCGCGTGATCGTGGCGCGCCACATGCTCAAGCATGCAGTCAGCGAAGAATTTTTATGA
- a CDS encoding CoA-acylating methylmalonate-semialdehyde dehydrogenase, with translation MNSVANNPSVKLLINGQFLESQSQQWRSVINPATQKVLARVPFATPAEMQAAVASAQAAFPAWSKTAIGTRARIFLKYQQLIRENMSELAALLTAEQGKTLADAEGDIFRGLEVVEHAASIGNLQMGEMANNVAAGVDTYTLNQPLGVCAGITPFNFPAMIPLWMFPMAIACGNTFILKPSEQDPMVTMRLCELAMQAGIPAGVLNVVHGGEEIVNAICDHPVIKAVSFVGSTKVGTHVYQRATLAGKRAQCMMGAKNHAVVLADANKQQTLNNLAGAAFGAAGQRCMALPVVILVGEAQAWVGDLVEKAKTLSVNAGAEADTDIGPLISCTAKLRVEQLIDSGLQQGATLLLDGRDVRVAGYPEGNFVGPTIFSNVRTEMRIYQEEIFGPVLCILHAANLAEAIAIINANAHGNGTAIFTQSGAAARTFQEQVDVGQIGINVPIPVPVPLFSFTGSRASKLGDLGPYGKQVIQFYTQTKTITSRWFDDELAAGKVNTTISLK, from the coding sequence GCAAAGTCAGCAATGGCGTAGCGTGATTAATCCCGCCACCCAAAAAGTCCTGGCACGGGTACCGTTTGCCACGCCAGCCGAAATGCAGGCGGCGGTGGCCAGTGCGCAAGCGGCCTTCCCGGCCTGGAGCAAGACCGCAATCGGTACGCGCGCCCGCATCTTTTTGAAATACCAGCAATTAATACGCGAAAATATGAGCGAGTTGGCGGCGCTGCTCACGGCCGAGCAAGGCAAAACGCTGGCGGACGCCGAAGGTGATATTTTTCGCGGTCTGGAAGTAGTCGAACACGCGGCCAGCATAGGCAATCTGCAAATGGGCGAGATGGCCAATAACGTGGCCGCTGGGGTTGATACCTATACACTGAATCAGCCGCTGGGCGTGTGCGCTGGCATCACCCCGTTTAACTTCCCAGCCATGATCCCTTTGTGGATGTTCCCGATGGCGATCGCCTGCGGCAATACCTTTATCTTAAAACCGTCTGAGCAAGATCCTATGGTCACCATGCGCTTGTGCGAACTGGCCATGCAAGCCGGGATACCGGCAGGCGTCTTGAACGTAGTGCATGGCGGTGAAGAAATCGTCAATGCGATCTGCGATCATCCAGTCATCAAGGCAGTGTCTTTTGTAGGATCGACTAAGGTCGGCACGCATGTGTATCAACGCGCCACACTGGCAGGCAAGCGCGCGCAATGCATGATGGGTGCGAAGAACCATGCGGTAGTGTTAGCCGATGCAAATAAGCAGCAAACGCTAAACAATCTGGCTGGCGCCGCCTTCGGCGCGGCCGGTCAACGTTGCATGGCCTTGCCTGTCGTGATCCTGGTGGGCGAGGCGCAAGCTTGGGTAGGAGATTTAGTCGAAAAAGCCAAAACCTTGAGCGTCAACGCCGGTGCCGAAGCAGATACCGATATTGGCCCCCTCATTTCCTGCACCGCCAAACTCAGAGTGGAACAACTCATAGACTCCGGCCTACAGCAGGGTGCCACCCTATTGCTCGATGGCCGCGATGTGCGCGTGGCTGGCTATCCAGAAGGCAATTTTGTCGGGCCGACCATCTTTAGCAATGTGCGCACCGAGATGCGGATTTACCAGGAAGAGATATTCGGCCCGGTACTGTGCATCCTGCATGCCGCCAATCTGGCTGAGGCCATCGCCATCATCAATGCCAATGCGCACGGCAATGGCACTGCGATTTTTACTCAATCTGGTGCGGCGGCGCGCACTTTCCAGGAGCAAGTCGATGTCGGCCAGATCGGTATCAACGTGCCTATCCCGGTGCCGGTGCCGCTGTTTTCCTTCACCGGTTCACGCGCCTCCAAGCTCGGCGATCTGGGTCCTTACGGCAAGCAAGTCATACAGTTTTACACCCAGACCAAAACCATCACGTCCAGGTGGTTTGATGATGAGCTCGCGGCTGGAAAAGTGAATACGACTATTTCTTTGAAATAG